The following coding sequences are from one Novosphingobium sp. KACC 22771 window:
- a CDS encoding flavin monoamine oxidase family protein, whose product MNDQVMPMTKRDLLSMIGTAAGASAMYMAMSSMDQAKASNFQGPPKLDGDNKGASVLILGAGVAGMTAALELSRAGYKVQVLEYNDRVGGRSWTLQGGDTYTELGGATQTCQFAPGNYINPGPWRIPWHHHGLIHYCHELGVALEPFMQVNYNAYVHNTKAFGGKPQRYRHIQADFYGHVGELLAKSVNAGALAQSVSKEDGEILLEALRSWGALDRNMRYVKGAASSGRRGYDKEPGGGLSAVPEPSDPIDVQTLLRSGLWRSIGGNLQWDHLSTIFQPVGGMGQVAKGFERAVGHMVRKNSKVTAIHQDEKGVIVSYKDTKTGATMKASADYCLCTIPLPVLAQIEMNVSPELDAAIRAVPYSTSVKVGLEFKRRFWEQDDQIYGGITYTDLPNSQISYPSTRYGDKGPGVLLGCYVGGATGYELTASTPQQRVEKVLEWGSQIHPQYRAEFMNGVSVAWHRVPFTLGCFGSWTEATRAEHYTNLCKFDGRILLAGEHASYYGGWQEGGITSAIDAITRLHQRVIAG is encoded by the coding sequence ATGAACGACCAAGTCATGCCCATGACCAAGCGCGATCTGCTCTCCATGATCGGCACGGCGGCGGGCGCTTCGGCGATGTATATGGCCATGTCCAGCATGGATCAGGCCAAGGCGTCCAATTTCCAAGGCCCGCCCAAGCTTGACGGCGACAACAAGGGCGCCAGCGTGCTGATCCTTGGCGCGGGCGTGGCGGGGATGACCGCTGCGCTCGAATTGTCGCGCGCAGGCTACAAGGTGCAGGTGCTGGAATATAACGACCGCGTGGGCGGGCGTTCATGGACCTTGCAGGGCGGCGATACCTATACCGAACTGGGCGGTGCGACCCAGACGTGCCAATTCGCGCCGGGCAATTACATCAACCCCGGCCCATGGCGCATTCCATGGCATCACCATGGGTTGATCCATTACTGCCATGAATTGGGCGTTGCGCTCGAACCGTTCATGCAGGTCAATTACAACGCCTATGTCCACAACACCAAGGCGTTCGGCGGCAAGCCCCAGCGCTATCGCCATATTCAGGCGGATTTCTACGGCCATGTCGGCGAATTGCTGGCCAAATCGGTCAATGCCGGGGCCTTGGCCCAGAGCGTCAGCAAGGAAGATGGCGAGATCCTGCTCGAAGCCTTGCGGTCATGGGGCGCGCTCGATCGCAACATGCGCTATGTGAAGGGCGCGGCCAGCAGCGGGCGGCGCGGCTATGACAAGGAGCCGGGCGGCGGCCTGTCCGCCGTTCCCGAACCCTCCGATCCCATCGACGTTCAGACCTTGCTGCGTTCGGGCCTGTGGCGCTCCATCGGCGGCAATCTGCAATGGGATCACCTTTCCACCATCTTCCAGCCCGTCGGCGGCATGGGGCAGGTGGCCAAGGGTTTCGAGCGCGCCGTGGGCCATATGGTGCGCAAGAACAGCAAGGTGACCGCGATCCATCAGGACGAGAAGGGCGTCATTGTCAGCTATAAGGACACCAAGACGGGCGCGACGATGAAGGCTTCGGCCGATTACTGCCTCTGCACGATCCCTCTGCCGGTACTGGCGCAAATCGAGATGAATGTCAGCCCGGAACTCGACGCCGCGATCCGCGCCGTGCCTTACAGCACCAGCGTCAAGGTGGGCCTCGAATTCAAGCGCCGGTTCTGGGAACAGGACGACCAGATTTACGGCGGCATCACCTATACCGACCTGCCCAATAGCCAGATCTCCTATCCCTCCACCCGCTATGGCGACAAGGGGCCGGGCGTGCTGCTCGGCTGCTATGTCGGCGGGGCGACGGGCTATGAATTGACCGCCAGCACGCCGCAGCAGCGCGTCGAAAAGGTGCTGGAATGGGGTTCGCAGATCCATCCGCAATACCGGGCCGAATTTATGAACGGCGTTTCGGTGGCGTGGCATCGGGTGCCTTTCACGCTGGGCTGTTTCGGTTCGTGGACGGAAGCGACGCGCGCCGAGCATTACACCAACCTTTGCAAGTTTGACGGGCGCATCCTGTTGGCGGGCGAACATGCCTCCTATTACGGCGGTTGGCAGGAGGGAGGCATCACCTCGGCCATCGACGCGATCACGCGGCTGCATCAACGGGTTATCGCGGGGTGA
- a CDS encoding flavin monoamine oxidase family protein produces MISDLSPQTRRDLLTMIGRAGGGLAMYQAMTALGHAAETQFSGPPALSGARAGASVLVLGAGLAGMLAAYELTKAGYKVQVLEYQDRPGGRNYSVRGGDKIVEVGGATQNVAYQPGNYLNPGPWRIPHHHRTLLHYCKAFGVELEPFIQLNHNAMVHRKDAFGGKPQRYKELAVDFTGHVSELLGKSLNAGALDSAVSKEDKEKLIAALREWGALDGDLKFTSNLNVSSRRGYDRAPGGGVNGAPTPSKINGLSDVLSSHVWTQMSFYFNYVMQTTMFQPKGGMDMIGKGFYKQIAKLVRLNTKVTSIKQDDKGVAATWTDTVTGKTGVATADYMVCTLPATILAQLDIQVSDAKKAAIKAIPYSGQVKIGLEMKSRFWEEKYSIYGGHSFTDQAIGLISYPNYDFFKDKPAVLLGAFANGAGGYMLAGMTPEKRIEAALAQGSVFHPEEYRREFMNGASVAWSRMPWILGCCGMWTEESRATHYQNLVSMDGRIVLAGEHASYYGCWMEGALLSSLDAITRLHQRALAA; encoded by the coding sequence ATGATCAGCGATCTTTCGCCCCAGACCCGCCGCGACCTGCTGACGATGATCGGCCGCGCGGGGGGCGGCCTTGCCATGTATCAGGCGATGACGGCGCTGGGCCATGCCGCCGAGACGCAGTTTTCCGGGCCGCCCGCACTGTCGGGCGCGCGCGCCGGGGCCAGCGTGCTGGTGCTGGGCGCAGGGCTGGCGGGCATGCTGGCGGCCTATGAGCTGACCAAGGCGGGCTATAAGGTTCAGGTGCTGGAATATCAGGACCGCCCCGGCGGTCGCAATTATTCGGTGCGCGGCGGCGACAAGATCGTGGAAGTGGGCGGCGCGACCCAAAATGTCGCCTATCAGCCGGGCAATTACCTCAACCCCGGCCCGTGGCGCATTCCGCATCACCACCGCACCTTGCTCCATTATTGCAAGGCTTTCGGAGTGGAACTTGAGCCGTTTATCCAGCTCAACCACAATGCCATGGTCCACCGCAAGGACGCCTTTGGCGGCAAGCCGCAGCGCTACAAGGAACTGGCGGTGGATTTTACCGGCCATGTGTCGGAACTGCTGGGCAAGTCCCTCAATGCGGGCGCGCTCGACAGTGCGGTGAGCAAGGAGGACAAGGAAAAGCTGATCGCGGCGTTGCGCGAATGGGGAGCGCTGGACGGCGATCTCAAATTCACCAGCAACCTCAATGTGTCGAGCCGCCGCGGCTATGACCGCGCGCCCGGCGGCGGCGTCAATGGCGCGCCCACCCCGTCCAAGATCAACGGCCTGTCCGATGTTCTGTCCAGCCATGTCTGGACGCAGATGAGCTTCTATTTCAACTATGTGATGCAGACCACCATGTTCCAGCCCAAGGGCGGCATGGATATGATCGGCAAAGGTTTCTATAAACAGATCGCCAAGCTGGTGCGCCTGAACACCAAGGTCACCTCGATCAAGCAGGATGACAAGGGCGTCGCGGCGACATGGACCGACACGGTCACCGGCAAGACGGGCGTGGCCACGGCGGACTATATGGTCTGCACGCTGCCCGCGACCATTCTGGCCCAGTTGGACATTCAGGTTTCGGACGCCAAGAAAGCCGCGATCAAGGCCATCCCCTACAGCGGTCAGGTCAAGATCGGCCTCGAAATGAAGAGCCGCTTCTGGGAGGAGAAATACTCGATCTATGGCGGCCACAGCTTCACCGATCAGGCAATTGGCCTCATTTCCTATCCCAATTACGATTTCTTCAAGGACAAGCCCGCCGTCCTGCTGGGCGCCTTTGCCAATGGCGCGGGCGGATACATGCTGGCGGGCATGACGCCGGAAAAGCGGATCGAGGCCGCGCTGGCGCAAGGCAGTGTGTTTCACCCCGAAGAGTATCGCCGCGAATTCATGAATGGCGCCTCGGTGGCGTGGAGCCGGATGCCCTGGATTCTGGGCTGCTGCGGCATGTGGACCGAGGAAAGCCGCGCGACCCATTACCAGAACCTCGTCTCGATGGACGGGCGCATCGTTCTGGCGGGCGAACATGCCTCCTATTACGGCTGCTGGATGGAGGGGGCGCTGCTCTCCTCGCTCGATGCCATCACGCGCCTGCACCAGCGCGCTCTGGCGGCTTAA
- a CDS encoding c-type cytochrome has protein sequence MRGAETGTFVAMGAWKQDGAAGAAKDDDAGKASGAAKRRQRKMRGLLALTACLPLAVAGFAPAGAQDTAGGTTNVQISAEGKQVYEEICQACHMADAKGGGGAGAAIPALAGNAKLADKDYPITLLLKGRGGMPWFTEILTPEQMAAVVNYVRGHFNDYHDVVTVADVKRVATGPAPKRDCLNACGQ, from the coding sequence TTGCGCGGCGCAGAAACTGGCACATTCGTCGCCATGGGCGCATGGAAACAGGACGGGGCGGCGGGGGCCGCAAAGGATGACGATGCAGGCAAGGCATCGGGTGCAGCAAAACGCCGCCAGAGGAAAATGCGCGGCCTGCTGGCGCTGACGGCATGTCTGCCGCTGGCCGTGGCGGGCTTTGCCCCGGCGGGCGCGCAGGACACAGCGGGCGGCACCACCAATGTCCAGATATCGGCCGAGGGCAAGCAGGTTTACGAGGAAATCTGTCAGGCCTGTCATATGGCCGATGCCAAAGGCGGGGGCGGCGCGGGTGCGGCGATCCCCGCGCTGGCGGGCAATGCCAAACTGGCCGACAAGGATTATCCCATCACCCTTTTGCTGAAAGGGCGCGGCGGGATGCCGTGGTTCACCGAAATCCTGACGCCTGAACAGATGGCCGCTGTCGTCAATTACGTGCGCGGCCATTTCAACGATTACCACGATGTCGTGACCGTTGCCGATGTGAAGCGCGTGGCCACCGGCCCCGCGCCCAAGCGCGACTGTCTGAACGCCTGCGGCCAATAA
- a CDS encoding methyltransferase family protein, with product MNAAIPAADHALAQGPLDRAFARANPRVLDRIEQGLILVLWLALVNRVAHSLNGYAPLALISETAVMLFTLIRRPTGNISLRLGDWLLAIAATAAPLMIQPGLDIFPMIAPLGIALVLFGNVVQALAKLSLRRSFGIAPANRGVKSDGLYRFVRHPMYAGYLAVHIGIMILMPSLLNLVLYTIGWWAQILRLKAEEALLSQDPAYQAFMGKVRYRLVPGVF from the coding sequence ATGAACGCCGCCATTCCCGCCGCCGATCACGCCTTGGCGCAAGGCCCGCTCGACCGCGCCTTTGCCCGCGCCAACCCGCGCGTGCTGGACCGGATCGAACAGGGGCTGATTCTTGTCCTGTGGTTGGCGCTGGTCAACCGGGTGGCGCATTCTCTCAACGGCTACGCGCCGCTAGCGCTGATTTCCGAAACGGCGGTGATGCTCTTTACGCTGATCCGGCGCCCCACCGGCAACATCTCGCTGCGCCTGGGCGACTGGCTGCTGGCGATCGCAGCCACCGCCGCGCCGCTGATGATCCAACCGGGGCTTGACATCTTCCCCATGATCGCCCCTCTCGGCATCGCGCTGGTGCTGTTTGGCAATGTCGTACAGGCGCTGGCCAAACTCTCGCTGCGCCGCAGCTTCGGCATCGCGCCCGCCAACCGCGGCGTCAAAAGCGACGGCCTCTACCGCTTCGTCCGCCACCCCATGTACGCAGGCTACCTCGCCGTCCACATCGGCATCATGATCCTCATGCCCAGCCTCCTCAACCTAGTCCTCTACACCATCGGCTGGTGGGCCCAGATCCTGCGCCTGAAGGCCGAAGAGGCGCTCCTGTCCCAGGACCCCGCCTATCAGGCCTTCATGGGCAAGGTGCGCTATCGGCTGGTGCCGGGGGTGTTTTGA
- the rplJ gene encoding 50S ribosomal protein L10, whose protein sequence is MDRSQKAESVAQLNAVFNEVGVVVVTRNLGLTVAQSTVLRGKIREAGATYKVAKNRLAKLAAQDTDYAGIGDLLTGPTALAWSVDPVAAAKAVVEFAKTTDKIEIVGGSLGSVVLDADGVKALASMPSLDELRAKLIGLVQAPATKLAQLTTAPAAKLARVFQAYADKDAA, encoded by the coding sequence ATGGATCGTTCGCAGAAAGCCGAATCGGTCGCCCAGCTCAACGCGGTCTTCAACGAGGTCGGCGTGGTGGTTGTCACCCGCAACCTCGGCCTCACCGTGGCACAGTCGACTGTGCTGCGCGGCAAGATCCGTGAAGCCGGCGCCACCTACAAGGTTGCGAAGAACCGTCTTGCCAAGCTTGCTGCCCAGGACACCGACTACGCTGGTATCGGCGACCTCCTGACCGGCCCCACCGCGCTTGCGTGGTCGGTCGATCCGGTTGCCGCTGCCAAGGCTGTGGTCGAATTCGCCAAGACGACCGACAAGATCGAAATCGTCGGCGGGTCGCTGGGTAGCGTCGTTCTCGACGCCGATGGTGTTAAGGCTCTGGCCTCGATGCCCTCGCTCGACGAACTGCGCGCCAAGCTTATCGGCCTTGTTCAGGCACCTGCCACCAAGCTGGCTCAGCTCACGACCGCTCCGGCGGCCAAGCTGGCCCGCGTGTTCCAGGCCTATGCCGACAAGGACGCTGCGTAA
- the rplL gene encoding 50S ribosomal protein L7/L12 — translation MADIAKLVEDLSALTVLEAADLAKALEEAWGVSAAAAVAVAAPAAGGEAAAAVEEKTEFDVILTGDGGKKIQVIKEVRAITNLGLTEAKALVEGAPKAVKEGVSKAEAEDIKKKIEEAGGTVEIK, via the coding sequence ATGGCTGATATCGCCAAGCTCGTTGAAGACCTGTCGGCTCTGACCGTTCTGGAAGCCGCTGACCTCGCCAAGGCTCTGGAAGAAGCCTGGGGCGTTTCGGCTGCTGCCGCTGTTGCTGTTGCCGCTCCCGCCGCTGGTGGCGAAGCTGCTGCTGCCGTTGAAGAAAAGACCGAATTCGACGTCATCCTGACCGGCGACGGTGGCAAGAAGATCCAGGTGATCAAGGAAGTCCGCGCCATCACCAACCTGGGCCTGACCGAAGCCAAGGCCCTCGTTGAAGGCGCCCCCAAGGCCGTCAAGGAAGGCGTGTCGAAGGCTGAAGCCGAAGACATCAAGAAGAAGATCGAGGAAGCCGGCGGCACCGTCGAAATCAAGTAA
- a CDS encoding VOC family protein, which yields MKIIFAMLLALVAAGAQAQTAQARSSESAMMNDARNVIAVDHTGFAVSSLDDAIRFWTTALGFTLERQSEMGGDFLHQVTGVDDPSVKTAIVRAPDGYAVELLQYSKGRQNGAVPDSAGAIGAAHLALTVKDIHAAIARVEAAGWKSKGSPLPIAGGPRKGTLVAYVSGPDNITIELMQPPTR from the coding sequence ATGAAGATCATATTCGCCATGCTGCTGGCCTTGGTTGCAGCCGGAGCGCAGGCCCAGACAGCGCAAGCACGGTCCAGTGAGAGTGCAATGATGAACGACGCAAGAAACGTGATTGCCGTAGACCACACGGGCTTCGCTGTATCGTCTTTGGACGACGCCATTCGGTTTTGGACGACAGCGCTCGGCTTCACACTTGAGCGACAATCGGAGATGGGGGGCGATTTCCTGCATCAAGTAACAGGCGTCGATGATCCGAGTGTGAAAACGGCGATTGTCAGGGCGCCGGACGGTTACGCGGTTGAACTGTTGCAATATTCAAAAGGACGCCAAAACGGCGCTGTGCCCGATAGCGCGGGGGCGATAGGTGCGGCCCACCTAGCTCTGACCGTGAAGGATATCCATGCCGCAATTGCGCGCGTTGAGGCAGCAGGATGGAAGTCAAAGGGTAGCCCGCTGCCGATCGCGGGTGGTCCACGCAAGGGAACTTTGGTGGCCTATGTTTCGGGCCCTGATAACATCACGATAGAGCTTATGCAGCCGCCGACCCGCTAA
- a CDS encoding diguanylate cyclase, whose translation MLASLSSRIFALGALVLLALGAFAAIVLDSSRRAGEAVQWANHSSSVIENTQVTMNQLRAAESGARGYILTRSPAFAASFDEAISNAQQNFGRVVSMTRDNPIQFRRAQELARLIGERSEMMRQTVAMGRRGDFANAQVKIAGGQGRELMDAVIVRTANFLENERELQSSRTRDVNDRLVWTELLVLVGAGLVALVAAFGLWLLVRGIDRPRAAMLRVMADLGDGQRGARIAEDMGSREFSELAQSYNAMADRLERAVADQVSSEAQLQDANAELLLNGETLRQRGEVIEMLGGMAHRMQAARTDDELAQIIRVFVPRVLPGIAGALYAHNNSRNLLIPIAGWGGMEADSEGFAPEQCWALRRGQSHFLREVGSDIVCSHTSPDEIYHCEPLLAGGEVIGVLYLHGTVEDETRFRLTVLAENIASALVNHRLQRSLREQTIRDPLTGLFNRRYMEETLTLEIARAGRSGLPLSLVMCDIDHFKLFNDEFGHDAGDAVLQAVAAELKKQFRSGDVVCRFGGEEFTIIAPGTSATVLQDRVEQVRNAVGEINVRLKGRTLGLISMSFGIANWSAGMDTDGEHLIQAADIALYQAKREGRNRVIVNDAAE comes from the coding sequence ATGTTAGCATCGCTCTCCTCCCGCATTTTCGCCCTCGGCGCCCTTGTTTTGCTGGCGCTGGGCGCGTTCGCCGCCATTGTGCTCGATTCGTCGCGCCGGGCGGGCGAGGCCGTGCAATGGGCCAACCATTCCTCCTCCGTCATCGAAAACACGCAAGTGACGATGAACCAGTTGCGAGCGGCCGAATCAGGCGCGCGCGGCTATATTCTGACCCGCTCCCCCGCCTTTGCCGCCTCGTTTGATGAAGCGATCAGCAATGCCCAGCAGAATTTTGGCCGGGTTGTCTCGATGACGCGTGATAACCCGATCCAGTTTCGACGGGCGCAGGAACTGGCCCGCCTGATCGGCGAACGCAGCGAAATGATGCGGCAAACCGTCGCCATGGGCCGCCGTGGCGATTTTGCCAATGCGCAGGTCAAGATTGCGGGCGGTCAGGGGCGCGAGCTGATGGACGCGGTCATTGTGCGCACCGCCAATTTTCTGGAAAACGAACGGGAATTGCAATCCAGCCGCACCCGTGACGTCAACGACCGTCTGGTCTGGACCGAACTGCTGGTTTTGGTGGGCGCGGGGCTGGTGGCTTTGGTGGCCGCGTTCGGGCTCTGGCTGCTCGTCCGGGGCATAGACCGCCCCCGCGCGGCGATGCTGCGCGTGATGGCCGATCTGGGCGACGGACAGCGCGGCGCGCGGATTGCCGAGGATATGGGGTCGCGCGAATTTTCCGAACTTGCCCAAAGCTATAATGCCATGGCCGACCGGCTGGAGCGCGCGGTGGCCGATCAGGTGTCGAGCGAGGCCCAGTTGCAGGATGCCAATGCCGAACTGCTGCTCAACGGCGAGACATTGCGCCAGCGCGGCGAGGTGATCGAGATGCTGGGCGGGATGGCCCACCGCATGCAGGCCGCCCGCACCGACGACGAACTGGCCCAGATCATCCGCGTTTTCGTGCCGCGCGTGCTGCCCGGCATCGCGGGCGCGCTCTATGCCCACAACAATTCGCGCAACCTGTTGATCCCGATTGCCGGTTGGGGCGGCATGGAGGCCGATTCCGAGGGCTTTGCCCCCGAACAATGCTGGGCGCTGCGCCGGGGCCAGAGCCATTTTCTGCGCGAAGTGGGCAGCGACATCGTGTGCAGCCACACAAGCCCCGATGAAATATACCATTGCGAACCGCTGCTGGCCGGTGGCGAGGTCATCGGCGTGCTCTATCTCCACGGCACCGTCGAGGATGAGACGCGCTTCCGTCTGACCGTGCTGGCCGAAAACATCGCCTCCGCGCTGGTCAACCACCGCCTCCAGCGTTCCTTGCGCGAACAGACCATCCGCGACCCGCTGACCGGCCTGTTCAACCGGCGCTATATGGAAGAAACCCTGACGCTGGAAATCGCCCGCGCCGGACGCTCGGGCCTGCCGCTCAGCCTGGTGATGTGCGATATCGACCACTTCAAACTGTTCAACGACGAATTCGGCCATGATGCGGGCGATGCCGTGTTGCAGGCCGTGGCCGCCGAATTGAAAAAACAGTTCCGCAGCGGCGATGTCGTGTGCCGTTTCGGCGGCGAGGAATTCACCATCATCGCCCCCGGCACCTCGGCAACAGTGCTGCAGGACAGGGTCGAACAGGTGCGCAACGCGGTGGGCGAAATCAACGTGCGCCTCAAGGGCCGCACGCTCGGCCTCATCAGCATGTCTTTCGGCATCGCCAACTGGTCCGCAGGCATGGACACCGATGGAGAGCACCTGATCCAGGCCGCCGACATCGCGCTCTATCAGGCCAAGCGCGAGGGGCGGAACCGGGTGATCGTGAACGACGCGGCGGAGTGA
- a CDS encoding carbon-nitrogen hydrolase family protein, producing MAQYPIGEPADWSAYEAKLRQWVGDAAGQGAALLVFPEYGAMELAALDHARKSDLHASLGAVSDLLPQVDALHGELARVHGVHILAASAPCRVGDHYVNRARFFAPSGAMAHQDKIMMTRFEAEEWGVSPAVAIGGGLRLFDTALGRIGVTICYDSEFPLLARALVQAGAQIILAPSCTDSLHGYWRVRIGAQARALENQCFVLQSPTVGDAPWSSAVDVNRGAAGFYGPPDAKPAAGADMPADGVLALGEEGVAQWVYAMVDPARVAAWRGDGSILTHRDWSGQPGAGVLPEVEVVVLR from the coding sequence ATGGCGCAATATCCGATTGGCGAACCGGCCGATTGGTCCGCCTATGAGGCCAAGCTGCGCCAGTGGGTGGGCGATGCGGCGGGGCAGGGGGCCGCTTTGCTGGTCTTTCCCGAATATGGCGCGATGGAATTGGCGGCGCTGGATCACGCGCGCAAATCCGACCTGCATGCCAGCCTTGGCGCGGTGTCCGATCTCTTGCCGCAGGTGGATGCTTTGCATGGCGAATTGGCGCGGGTGCATGGCGTGCATATTCTGGCCGCCAGCGCGCCGTGCCGCGTGGGAGACCATTACGTTAACCGGGCGCGCTTTTTTGCGCCATCGGGCGCAATGGCGCATCAGGACAAGATCATGATGACCCGCTTTGAGGCTGAGGAGTGGGGTGTTTCGCCGGCCGTGGCGATCGGAGGCGGGCTGCGCCTGTTCGACACGGCGCTGGGGCGGATCGGCGTCACGATCTGTTATGACAGCGAATTTCCGCTGCTCGCCCGCGCGCTGGTGCAGGCCGGGGCGCAGATCATCCTTGCCCCATCCTGCACCGACAGTTTGCATGGCTATTGGCGGGTGCGCATCGGCGCGCAGGCGCGGGCGCTGGAAAACCAGTGTTTCGTCCTGCAATCGCCCACGGTGGGGGATGCGCCATGGTCGAGCGCGGTCGATGTCAATCGGGGGGCGGCGGGGTTCTACGGCCCGCCTGATGCCAAGCCCGCCGCCGGGGCCGATATGCCCGCCGATGGCGTCCTCGCGCTGGGCGAGGAAGGCGTGGCGCAATGGGTTTATGCGATGGTCGATCCGGCGCGCGTGGCGGCGTGGCGGGGGGACGGTTCGATCCTGACCCACCGTGACTGGTCGGGTCAACCGGGGGCGGGGGTGTTGCCCGAGGTGGAAGTGGTGGTTTTGCGGTAA
- a CDS encoding reverse transcriptase-like protein — protein sequence MTHRRIKIFFDGGCRPNPGPIEAAVVIRGKVHWFDLGHGNNQDAEWLALIEAVKLSQELGLEHVELIGDAMEVVDHANRAMRDGAGEEGHAATFAALLKSGSPARIRWIKRQQNLAGIALASRHPR from the coding sequence TTGACCCACCGCCGCATAAAGATCTTCTTCGACGGAGGCTGCCGCCCCAACCCCGGCCCTATCGAGGCGGCTGTCGTCATCCGGGGCAAGGTCCATTGGTTCGACCTTGGCCATGGCAACAATCAGGATGCGGAATGGCTGGCGCTGATCGAGGCGGTGAAGCTGTCACAAGAGCTGGGGCTGGAGCATGTCGAACTGATCGGGGATGCGATGGAGGTGGTCGATCACGCCAACCGCGCGATGCGCGACGGCGCGGGCGAGGAAGGCCATGCGGCCACTTTCGCCGCACTGTTGAAAAGCGGCTCCCCGGCGCGCATCCGCTGGATCAAGCGGCAACAGAACCTCGCAGGCATCGCGCTGGCCTCGCGACATCCGCGCTAG
- a CDS encoding sulfite exporter TauE/SafE family protein, whose amino-acid sequence MLDTPMAIGCAVVAVVISGMAKGGFAGLGGLAMPIMVLANAPVESAAVMLPILIVQDAVSVWSFRRHWSGAVLKVMMPGMTIGVALGWLFSRSVSEKAVLLAVGVVSLLFGVQRMWNERGGRTALPSNSPGWVGVLFGTFSGFVSHIAHAGAPPFQMYVLPKRLERDVLVGTTAIAFAYMNWIKVPAYMALGQFTRANLVHSAVLMPLALLSTWAGVWVVRRVDAARFYRIIYAMMIVVGLKLMWDGIA is encoded by the coding sequence ATGCTCGACACACCGATGGCGATTGGCTGCGCGGTGGTGGCCGTGGTGATTTCGGGCATGGCCAAGGGGGGCTTTGCGGGCCTGGGAGGGCTGGCGATGCCGATCATGGTGCTGGCCAATGCGCCGGTGGAGAGCGCGGCGGTGATGCTGCCGATCCTGATCGTGCAGGATGCGGTCAGCGTATGGTCGTTCCGGCGGCATTGGTCGGGGGCGGTGCTGAAAGTGATGATGCCGGGAATGACGATCGGCGTCGCGCTGGGCTGGCTGTTTTCGCGCAGCGTCAGCGAGAAGGCGGTGTTGCTGGCGGTGGGCGTGGTGTCGCTGTTGTTCGGGGTTCAGCGCATGTGGAACGAGCGCGGGGGGAGAACCGCCCTGCCCTCGAATTCGCCGGGCTGGGTGGGCGTGCTGTTCGGCACATTCTCCGGCTTTGTCAGCCATATCGCCCATGCGGGCGCGCCGCCGTTTCAGATGTATGTGCTGCCCAAGCGGCTGGAGCGCGATGTGCTGGTGGGCACGACTGCCATCGCCTTTGCCTATATGAACTGGATCAAGGTGCCCGCCTATATGGCGCTGGGGCAGTTTACGCGGGCCAATCTGGTGCATTCGGCGGTGCTGATGCCGCTGGCGCTGCTCAGCACATGGGCGGGGGTATGGGTGGTGCGGCGGGTGGATGCGGCGCGGTTCTATCGGATCATCTATGCGATGATGATTGTGGTCGGGCTGAAACTGATGTGGGATGGGATCGCTTAA
- a CDS encoding sterol desaturase family protein, whose translation MTLLLSFLPEFLVIAALLLVERGGPRTDGWRNLQIWALQLTVALTILPLLRGWVGPALISGAHLPFWLGFLLFLLLKDLAEFAFHLAQHRIPFLWAMHSLHHSDPEMAVLTTQRHFWGDQLIKQMTVWSAVLMILSPTPAIAFAYGIASLWNLFAHLDAPIDFGRWSWLLNSPAYHRRHHSRLPEHYDTNFAGIFPIFDVICGTYRRPDGFPPTGMDRRPENLWQAIIWPLIWNQPQTEPAPAPKPAP comes from the coding sequence ATGACCCTGCTGCTCAGTTTCCTGCCGGAATTTCTGGTGATCGCCGCCCTGCTGCTGGTCGAGCGGGGCGGCCCGCGCACCGACGGGTGGCGCAATCTTCAGATCTGGGCGCTGCAATTGACCGTGGCGCTCACCATTCTGCCCCTGCTGCGCGGCTGGGTCGGCCCGGCGCTGATCTCTGGCGCACACCTGCCGTTCTGGCTGGGCTTCCTTCTCTTCCTGCTGCTCAAGGATCTGGCCGAATTCGCCTTCCACCTGGCCCAGCATCGCATTCCCTTCCTCTGGGCCATGCACTCGCTGCATCACTCCGACCCCGAAATGGCGGTCCTGACCACCCAGCGCCATTTCTGGGGCGACCAACTGATCAAACAGATGACCGTCTGGTCGGCGGTACTGATGATCCTGTCGCCCACGCCCGCCATCGCCTTTGCCTATGGCATCGCCTCGCTGTGGAACCTGTTTGCCCACCTTGATGCGCCCATCGACTTTGGCCGCTGGTCCTGGCTGCTCAACAGTCCGGCCTATCACCGCCGCCACCATTCGCGCCTGCCCGAACATTACGATACCAATTTCGCCGGTATCTTCCCGATTTTCGACGTCATCTGCGGCACCTACCGTCGCCCCGACGGCTTTCCCCCCACCGGCATGGACCGCCGCCCCGAAAACCTGTGGCAAGCCATCATCTGGCCGCTGATCTGGAACCAGCCGCAAACAGAACCCGCCCCCGCGCCCAAACCCGCGCCATAA